In a single window of the Perca flavescens isolate YP-PL-M2 chromosome 18, PFLA_1.0, whole genome shotgun sequence genome:
- the glrx5 gene encoding glutaredoxin-related protein 5, mitochondrial, with product MNSLIRSTARCLRSGAAVYPPRQADGRVWSASARFLCASAGLQKDLGQMVKKDKVVVFMKGTPAQPMCGFSNAVVQILRMHGVDDYAAYNVLEDSELREGVKTFSNWPTIPQVYFSGEFVGGCDILLQMHQNGDLVEELKKLGISSALLEAEKESK from the exons ATGAACAGTCTAATTAGATCCACTGCGAGGTGTCTGCGGTCGGGGGCGGCGGTCTATCCGCCCAGGCAGGCCGACGGACGCGTGTGGTCGGCCTCGGCCCGGTTCCTGTGCGCGTCAGCGGGCCTCCAGAAAGACCTTGGTCAGATGGTCAAGAAGGACAAAGTGGTGGTGTTCATGAAGGGGACGCCGGCTCAGCCCATGTGTGGCTTCAGCAATGCCGTGGTTCAGATCCTCCGGATGCACGGGGTGGACGACTACGCTGCGTACAACGTATTGGAGGACTCCGAGCTCCGAGAAG GAGTCAAGACCTTCTCCAACTGGCCCACGATCCCTCAGGTGTACTTCAGCGGCGAGTTTGTGGGGGGCTGCGACATCCTGCTCCAGATGCACCAGAACGGAGATCTGGTGGAGGAGTTAAAGAAGCTGGGCATCAGCTCTGCACTGCTGGAGGCTGAGAAAGAGTCCAAGTAG
- the prkrip1 gene encoding PRKR-interacting protein 1 homolog, producing MAAHTQKNNKPGKPGGKEAQPLIIAKTPAEEQRLKLERLMRNPDKPAPIPDRPKEWNPRAPPEFVRDVMGSSAGAGSGEFHVYRHLRRREYQRQDFLDKIADKLDEDDHYLEKVEQNKKAADERTAKRRKKREKLKQKKEMAKKAKLESKNKKGDGDAEKSTDSSEEDEEEGEREADDDAEAPSFIMGRK from the coding sequence ATGGCGGCGCACACACAGAAGAATAACAAGCCGGGGAAACCTGGAGGAAAAGAGGCACAGCCTCTGATAATCGCCAAAACTCCGGCGGAGGAACAGCGTCTGAAGTTGGAGAGGTTAATGCGGAACCCGGATAAGCCTGCTCCCATCCCGGACCGGCCGAAAGAATGGAACCCGCGGGCTCCGCCTGAGTTCGTCCGAGACGTGATGGGCTCCAGCGCCGGTGCGGGCAGCGGGGAGTTCCACGTTTACCGGCACCTCCGACGCAGAGAGTACCAGAGGCAGGACTTTCTGGACAAGATAGCGGATAAGCTGGACGAGGACGACCATTATCTGGAAAAGGTGGAGCAGAACAAAAAGGCAGCGGATGAAAGAACGGCGAAGCGCAGGAAGAAGCGGGAGAAGTTGAAGCAGAAAAAGGAGATGGCCAAGAAGGCAAAGCTGGAGTCCAAAAACAAGAAAGGGGACGGCGACGCCGAGAAGAGCACAGACAGCAGTgaagaagacgaagaagaaggggaaagagaggCAGACGATGATGCCGAGGCTCCTAGCTTCATCATGGGGAGGAAGTAA